One Citrus sinensis cultivar Valencia sweet orange chromosome 5, DVS_A1.0, whole genome shotgun sequence genomic window, GGTTTTCATCCCTGaagaaattttggaaatgaGAGGCTTGATCCATTCAAAGGTATAAATTAAAGCTTGAATTTGCACATGGCCAATCACCAACACGGGTACATCATTTTCTGCTCCCCGTGCATATCGCCCAAAGTTGCATCCATTTTCACTGCCAACAACTTTATGCCCTTCATAACTGTAACAAAGCAAGCAGGACAATCAACACATGATGCAATTCTTAGTATACAAGAGAAGGCTAGTGGTGCTGTTAACATGCACATCCCCTAGAGTTCCTTTAAACACTTCATTAGATACTCCTTTTAGAGTTTCAACACCCCCCCCTCCCCAACCCAAAACCCCAAAATGTTTGAGGGAAATCTTGCGGGCCCTAACATGGTTTCACCACAGTCAAAACCTGAAATTTTGCATATGATTGgggtattttttttcctttttcatagataatttttttgaattctttGCTTCATATATCCAATtcagtttcttttatttcaccggtgaaatataataaaacataaggcaaaataaaatgtgtaTTCACACTAGCTAACCAGGTACAATCTTTCAATAGCCAATAGTTCATGCAGTGCAGAAGCAGAACAAATGTTTGTATTGGATAATCAAGAGCTGCTGCTGGACCTGCCGTAAGTAATAATTTCTTGTGGTTTTATCATTGCCGGGACTTCAAAATCCAAACTTCAAAATCTAAAACACACTTTGCTTTTTATCTTCAACGGAGTGAATGAACAGGAATTAATGGTCAAGTCAACGAGGTGTCACATTTGAAAGAGTAACCTCATTAACAGAGCAAACTTCGGCACCTGATGAGAATTGACCTGGCCTTGCAACATTTCGGCCTACAGAAAATGCAGGTTCGGTTGGTTGAGGAAGTGTTACAGTATCGCTTGCTAACATGACAACCATAGAAGACATGGTAGGTCTGTCTGCTGAGTCTTCTTGAACACACAATAATCCAATATGgataaatttcaaaagttcAGCAGCAACGGATGACTGCTTGAGTACTGGATCCATCAGCTCCAGTGCTTCTCCTTCACACCATAGTTTCCATGTCTATAGTATTGTTATTCAAGTCATAAACAAAGATGAGACTCAAAATCATTGGAAATTATTCTCCAGAAAGAAGGATAGAGAAAGTTACTCACATAAGAAAGGAGGCTTTGACCAAGTTCTGATAGATAAAACCCACTGTTCTTTTTTCCACTGATGATTTCTAGCAGAAGAACTCCAAAACTGAAAACATCTGATTTTACGGAAAATAATCCTTCCATAGCATACTCTGGGGCCATGTATCCACTGTTTGAAAATAGAACAACATAAGATCAAATGCCATAGAAAAGTTAATGACCTATGTGACCTACGTATTTTGAATCTGGTGACATGATCATGAGGTCACATATTCAAACCAAATGCAATAGAATACTGTTagcaaatttaattattggaaACAGAGAAAACAGAGAGAGATGGGAATGAAATGCACTTACTATGTTCCAACAATTCGGTTGGTGTTAGCTTCACTTTGGTTTCCACCAAATATCCTAGCCATCCCAAAGTCTGATATCTTCGGGTTCATCTCATGATCGAGTAAAACATTACTAGCTTTGAGATCACGATGAATAATTTTGAGTCGAGAATCCTCATGTAAATACAAAAGACCCCGAGCAATTCCATTAATGATACTTATGCGTCGTTTCCAGTCCAATTGTACACTCCTCATTGAATCTGATAATGAATTGGACACAGCATTTAACTTGATTAGCTACTTTGTCATCCACTCTTCTATGGCAAGGAAGTGGGGAAAATAATGGGAAATGGAAAGACTTGGCTACAATTGCCATAGTGCCCAGTAGTGGGCACATAATGTGCAAGCCATATAACAGGGCCACTTCAACTATACAAGCTGGAATTAAACCAAAACAACGACTGGTTCTGTTTTTATTTGCACAGCTTAACACCCAGCAATTAAGGAAATAGAAAGTCTGAGAAACAAACCAAAGAGGAAGACATCAAGGCTTTTATTGGGCATGTACTCATATATAAGCAGTGATTCATTTTCCTCTAAGCAGCAGCCCAACAGCCTCACAAGATTTTTATGTTGCAATTTGGCGATTAGAGTAACTTCATTCTTGAACTCTTGCAGGCCTTGCCCAGATGTTCTTGAGAGCCTCTTCACTGCTATTTCCTTGCCATCTGCTAATTTACCCTGCAAGCAACTTTCCATTTATTGTTACCACGAAAGTTTTGTATGCGTACGGAAAACGCAATTTTCCGCTGACATGAACTCATTTCCAAATACTGCATTCGGTGAATACTTGGATAAATTTAAACAAGCGTACGGTAAAAATGGATTGGTACGATTAATAGTTGTTTTTTTAAGCAACTGTATTTAagtgtttagtaaattattGCTTGGAAACTAAGTTAATTTAACTTCACatttgtatgatgaaaaaattataatttttttttacaatttttatcaaaattattatttaaaaatcatatgtactttttaaaatttttattttatagttataatattttttttttatagtagttataacttaaataatataatatcttGATACGAAATAAGACCTTAAGCATCCCTTTATAATTACCTTGTAAACGGGCCCAAATCCGCCTTCTCCAAGCTTATTTTCATCAGAGAAATGCTGCGTAGCTTCAACTGCGAGATGTAACGGAAACAAAGGGAACTCTTGAGATTCTTCCTGCTTCTGTCCTCCTAAAACATCATACGTATAGTCGTTGCCAAGTCTACCATCTGCTAGATGAAGCAGCCCTGTCTCTTGACTATTTGCTTTCTCCTCTGCAAAACAACGGATTAATTAACTTCGTAAACTATGAATTAGAACAAGGGAGTGGTCGAGTTACCTTTGACTCTTTCCTTTCTTCTCTTTATACACCGA contains:
- the LOC102623528 gene encoding cysteine-rich receptor-like protein kinase 19 isoform X1, encoding MPILLVLFGPRTRSTVNLLHLFSFLSLVLLQSSSEAAKLDSNNYLYHACPRENNTASGDIFMYNLATLKEKLYNEGGRSLYNETTEGDYPDKVYGIYNCKFDVSYEACQDCIKVAIDTTAKNCTGAKVAIVWYDQCMVRFSNDSFPFSLNTSETVYLWNIMNVTDPYKFSNILAQSFSDLIQNVTSRDSNSKYAAAAQIVNASSIDRIWTLVQCRPYMSKSDCNICLRASVSGISSCCYGRQGVRALSPSCVIRYEMYPFFEDPTAPIYPPNKKNGSSDDSGKKKTRESRTWIAIGATVSSIIVLVLFSFLLRCIKRRKERVKEEKANSQETGLLHLADGRLGNDYTYDVLGGQKQEESQEFPLFPLHLAVEATQHFSDENKLGEGGFGPVYKGKLADGKEIAVKRLSRTSGQGLQEFKNEVTLIAKLQHKNLVRLLGCCLEENESLLIYEYMPNKSLDVFLFDSMRSVQLDWKRRISIINGIARGLLYLHEDSRLKIIHRDLKASNVLLDHEMNPKISDFGMARIFGGNQSEANTNRIVGTYGYMAPEYAMEGLFSVKSDVFSFGVLLLEIISGKKNSGFYLSELGQSLLSYTWKLWCEGEALELMDPVLKQSSVAAELLKFIHIGLLCVQEDSADRPTMSSMVVMLASDTVTLPQPTEPAFSVGRNVARPGQFSSGAEVCSVNEVTLSNVTPR
- the LOC102623528 gene encoding cysteine-rich receptor-like protein kinase 44 isoform X10, with the translated sequence MPILLVLFGPRTRSTVNLLHLFSFLSLVLLQSSSEAAKLDSNNYLYHACPRENNTASGDIFMYNLATLKEKLYNEGGRSLYNETTEGDYPDKVYGIYNCKFDVSYEACQDCIKVAIDTTAKNCTGAKVAIVWYDQCMCRPYMSKSDCNICLRASVSGISSCCYGRQGVRALSPSCVIRYEMYPFFEDPTAPIYPPNKKNGSSDDSGKKKTRESRTWIAIGATVSSIIVLVLFSFLLRCIKRRKERVKEEKANSQETGLLHLADGRLGNDYTYDVLGGQKQEESQEFPLFPLHLAVEATQHFSDENKLGEGGFGPVYKGKLADGKEIAVKRLSRTSGQGLQEFKNEVTLIAKLQHKNLVRLLGCCLEENESLLIYEYMPNKSLDVFLFDSMRSVQLDWKRRISIINGIARGLLYLHEDSRLKIIHRDLKASNVLLDHEMNPKISDFGMARIFGGNQSEANTNRIVGTYGYMAPEYAMEGLFSVKSDVFSFGVLLLEIISGKKNSGFYLSELGQSLLSYTWKLWCEGEALELMDPVLKQSSVAAELLKFIHIGLLCVQEDSADRPTMSSMVVMLASDTVTLPQPTEPAFSVGRNVARPGQFSSGAEVCSVNEVTLSNVTPR
- the LOC102623528 gene encoding cysteine-rich receptor-like protein kinase 44 isoform X15 translates to MSKSDCNICLRASVSGISSCCYGRQGVRALSPSCVIRYEMYPFFEDPTAPIYPPNKKNGSSDDSGKKKTRESRTWIAIGATVSSIIVLVLFSFLLRCIKRRKERVKEEKANSQETGLLHLADGRLGNDYTYDVLGGQKQEESQEFPLFPLHLAVEATQHFSDENKLGEGGFGPVYKGKLADGKEIAVKRLSRTSGQGLQEFKNEVTLIAKLQHKNLVRLLGCCLEENESLLIYEYMPNKSLDVFLFDSMRSVQLDWKRRISIINGIARGLLYLHEDSRLKIIHRDLKASNVLLDHEMNPKISDFGMARIFGGNQSEANTNRIVGTYGYMAPEYAMEGLFSVKSDVFSFGVLLLEIISGKKNSGFYLSELGQSLLSYTWKLWCEGEALELMDPVLKQSSVAAELLKFIHIGLLCVQEDSADRPTMSSMVVMLASDTVTLPQPTEPAFSVGRNVARPGQFSSGAEVCSVNEVTLSNVTPR
- the LOC102623528 gene encoding cysteine-rich receptor-like protein kinase 10 isoform X8 produces the protein MPILLVLFGPRTRSTVNLLHLFSFLSLVLLQSSSEAAKLDSNNYLYHACPRENNTASGDIFMYNLATLKEKLYNEGGRSLYNETTEGDYPDKVYGIYNCKFDVSYEACQDCIKVAIDTTAKNCTGAKVAIVWYDQCMSFSDLIQNVTSRDSNSKYAAAAQIVNASSIDRIWTLVQCRPYMSKSDCNICLRASVSGISSCCYGRQGVRALSPSCVIRYEMYPFFEDPTAPIYPPNKKNGSSDDSGKKKTRESRTWIAIGATVSSIIVLVLFSFLLRCIKRRKERVKEEKANSQETGLLHLADGRLGNDYTYDVLGGQKQEESQEFPLFPLHLAVEATQHFSDENKLGEGGFGPVYKGKLADGKEIAVKRLSRTSGQGLQEFKNEVTLIAKLQHKNLVRLLGCCLEENESLLIYEYMPNKSLDVFLFDSMRSVQLDWKRRISIINGIARGLLYLHEDSRLKIIHRDLKASNVLLDHEMNPKISDFGMARIFGGNQSEANTNRIVGTYGYMAPEYAMEGLFSVKSDVFSFGVLLLEIISGKKNSGFYLSELGQSLLSYTWKLWCEGEALELMDPVLKQSSVAAELLKFIHIGLLCVQEDSADRPTMSSMVVMLASDTVTLPQPTEPAFSVGRNVARPGQFSSGAEVCSVNEVTLSNVTPR